The Bacillus sp. es.036 genomic sequence CACAGGATTTGGGAGCAGTGCTTTTCTAAAGCGATACGTGGATCAAAAAACAGATCAAATTATTGATCAAAATAACAGTGCGATTCAAAATGAAAATATTCAAATGTATGCTGTGAAAAATGAAGCAGACGGGTCAAAGGTAAAAGGAATTATGAGTCCATCACCTGTTTACTTAACGGAAGAAGAAATAGAACGTCTCACAAAACTTCAAGCAAAAGTGGGTGAAGCGGTAGGTCCGAAAGAAGCAAAACTGTATCAGTGTGAAATTAATTCGCTTCTAAGTCAAGGCAAACAGCGATCGTTTTAGGTGTCTCTTGTCGAAGTATGAGATCTATCGTATGATATATGTGATTATGCACATATGAAGGGGATCTCATATGAAAAAAGTGATAAAACGAATCAGCCTTATTGTTTTATTGTTAGTAGTGGTCCTGGCGATCGCTTTCTTTTTCTGGGCGCGCTCTGCATATGAACCAACGAAAGAAGCGCTAGCTTATATGGAAAAATCAAATGAAAATGAATTAACTTTTGGATCAACAGACGCAGATAAAGGGATTATCTTTTATCAAGGCGGCAAAGTAGAAGAAGAAGCCTATGCGTACCTAGCGCACCAGCTTGCTGAGAAAGGTTATTTTGTTGTCATCCCGAGACTAACGTTAAACCTCGCTATTCTGGATGGCGACGAAGCTACGAGTATTATCGATCGGTATAGCACGATCGATAATTGGTACATTGGTGGTCATTCACTAGGTGGTGCTGTGGCTTCCTCATTTGCAGTCGAACATCCCGATCGCATACAGGGGTTGTTTTTTCTCGCTGCTTATCCGATTGAAGACATGTCTAACTTAGAGATGCCAACTTTAACAATATACGGGGAGGATGATGGAGTAGCTGCCTTATCTGACCAAAAGGCAAAAGAGAGCTTGCTATCTTCTCAAGCTGTCATCCATATAATTGAAGGCGGAAATCATGCGAATTATGGTATGTACGGTGAGCAAAAAGGAGATAATCCTGGATCACTTACATCGGAACAACAAATCGATGAAACTGTGCAAACCATTTTAACTTGGATAGAAAAGGAACAAAAATAAGAAGCTGTCACTGACAGCTTCTTATTTTTGTGAGGTTTTTTAGTTCGGATAAAAGGAATAAGGAATAGAAGGTAAGAAGATTCTCAATAATGGAGGATATAGGAAAGAGATTG encodes the following:
- a CDS encoding alpha/beta fold hydrolase codes for the protein MKKVIKRISLIVLLLVVVLAIAFFFWARSAYEPTKEALAYMEKSNENELTFGSTDADKGIIFYQGGKVEEEAYAYLAHQLAEKGYFVVIPRLTLNLAILDGDEATSIIDRYSTIDNWYIGGHSLGGAVASSFAVEHPDRIQGLFFLAAYPIEDMSNLEMPTLTIYGEDDGVAALSDQKAKESLLSSQAVIHIIEGGNHANYGMYGEQKGDNPGSLTSEQQIDETVQTILTWIEKEQK